A single Pseudomonas sp. DC1.2 DNA region contains:
- a CDS encoding phage baseplate assembly protein V — translation MEDAIRRAVERQFPELTGGYHLPRFARVVAVADAPAGAGICDDFRPRYAVDIELLGPDGEVDPQLPLLAGVPLPLPTGGEEMGMYAFPEEGTQVVVCFAYGLPNKPYIQTILPHGLSMPRVPKGDQVWQHSEAAQQRVDADGNWLRQTDGKITDKAIEREVEALDNREQFQSHSQAVDDHSTETVGGIKTIEALGALKLMSGGSASLAAVDDLHQATGRDLNLVVGQKHNATVGGDMQERIEGLRKSLAGGSQRFEAPKTWIGSSGVNVLQVLCDLLDLVNQMNTQLAGHKHGPTPPPDTAGEFTGNAASALLLSGKLKPITG, via the coding sequence ATGGAAGACGCAATCCGCCGCGCTGTAGAGCGCCAGTTTCCCGAACTCACCGGTGGTTACCACCTCCCACGTTTTGCCCGGGTTGTCGCCGTGGCCGACGCCCCGGCCGGCGCCGGGATCTGCGACGATTTCCGGCCGCGCTACGCCGTGGATATTGAATTGCTGGGGCCAGATGGTGAAGTCGATCCGCAGTTGCCGCTGCTCGCCGGCGTGCCCTTGCCACTGCCCACCGGTGGCGAGGAAATGGGCATGTATGCGTTTCCAGAGGAGGGCACCCAAGTGGTGGTGTGCTTTGCCTACGGCCTGCCGAACAAACCCTACATCCAAACCATTTTGCCGCACGGCCTGAGCATGCCTCGGGTGCCGAAAGGCGATCAGGTCTGGCAACACAGCGAGGCCGCCCAGCAGCGCGTCGACGCCGACGGCAACTGGCTGCGCCAGACTGACGGCAAGATCACCGACAAGGCGATCGAGCGCGAGGTGGAAGCCCTGGACAACCGCGAGCAGTTTCAGAGTCACAGCCAGGCGGTGGACGATCATTCGACCGAGACGGTGGGGGGCATCAAGACGATTGAGGCGCTGGGCGCGCTTAAGCTGATGTCGGGCGGATCGGCGAGCCTGGCGGCGGTGGACGATCTGCACCAAGCCACTGGCCGCGATTTGAACCTGGTGGTGGGGCAGAAGCATAACGCCACGGTGGGCGGCGACATGCAGGAGCGGATTGAGGGACTGCGTAAGAGCCTGGCAGGGGGCAGTCAGCGGTTTGAGGCGCCGAAGACCTGGATCGGATCGAGCGGCGTGAATGTGTTGCAGGTGCTGTGTGATCTGCTTGACCTGGTGAACCAGATGAACACCCAACTGGCTGGCCACAAGCATGGACCAACACCGCCGCCGGACACCGCCGGAGAGTTCACCGGCAATGCCGCCAGCGCGCTGTTGCTGAGTGGGAAATTAAAACCCATCACTGGATAG
- a CDS encoding FkbM family methyltransferase, with product MTFISYAQNFEDVRLRRALKQVENGFYIDIGANDPAHDSVTKAFYDRGWTGINVEPMQSYYDALCQQRPNDINLQCVASNSDDDLTFYGISGTGLSTVDPATAQERSALGMDVRSQTVKARTLTSLCEQYAQSRPIHFLKIDVEGYEETVLRGMDFAKWRPWIILIETPWARDHTWEHLITDAGYQATLFDGINTWFLANEHLALKPAFDIQPCNLDNFQLCQGHALSYPVSDADLDAEKQLTAALQRAELAEAQLRSMQNSRGWRTLQKLKKALVRG from the coding sequence GTGACCTTCATTTCTTACGCACAGAATTTCGAAGACGTCCGCCTACGGCGCGCCCTCAAACAGGTCGAAAACGGCTTCTACATCGATATCGGCGCTAACGACCCCGCCCACGACTCCGTCACCAAAGCTTTTTATGACCGCGGCTGGACCGGCATCAATGTCGAACCGATGCAAAGCTACTACGACGCCCTGTGCCAACAACGCCCCAACGATATCAATCTGCAATGCGTGGCCAGTAACAGCGACGACGACCTCACTTTCTATGGCATCTCCGGCACCGGCCTCTCCACCGTCGACCCGGCCACCGCCCAGGAACGCTCGGCCCTGGGCATGGACGTGCGCAGCCAAACCGTCAAAGCCCGCACCCTGACCTCCCTCTGCGAGCAATACGCGCAGAGCCGCCCCATCCACTTCCTGAAAATCGACGTCGAAGGCTACGAAGAAACCGTCTTGCGTGGCATGGACTTCGCGAAGTGGCGCCCCTGGATCATCCTTATCGAAACCCCATGGGCCCGCGACCACACCTGGGAACACCTCATCACCGACGCTGGCTACCAGGCCACCCTGTTCGACGGCATCAACACGTGGTTCCTGGCCAACGAACACCTGGCCCTAAAACCCGCCTTCGACATCCAACCGTGCAACTTGGACAACTTCCAACTGTGCCAAGGGCATGCACTCAGCTACCCCGTCAGTGACGCCGATCTGGACGCTGAAAAACAGCTCACCGCCGCCCTGCAACGGGCAGAACTGGCCGAAGCGCAACTGCGCTCGATGCAAAACAGCCGTGGCTGGCGCACCCTTCAAAAACTCAAAAAAGCACTGGTTCGCGGCTAA
- the ltrA gene encoding group II intron reverse transcriptase/maturase, translating to MQFTALLHHITPQLLAQSFYALRRDAAVGVDGMSWREYEEGLLQRVTDLHARLHSGAYRATPSRRVYIPKADGRQRPLGIASLEDKIVQQAVVTVLNAIYEEDFLGFSYGFRPGRSQHDALDALTVALKGQKVNWILDADITSFFDEIDHEWMLMFLGHRIADRRLLGLICKWLQAGVMENGRRVAATKGTPQGAVISPLLANIYLHYVLDLWARQWRQRHARGDMIVVRYADDSVVGFRTQWQAQQFLVQLQKRLAGFGLSLNASKTRLIEFGRFAARNRRKRGLGKPETFDFLGFTHCCSTNRSGGFQILRLTVKKRMRATLLAIRDELKRRRHEPVRVVGQWLNRVVTGYFNYHAVPGNLIRLGGFRLAVCRLWRQALKRRSQRHRLQWSRYGRLADLYVPRPRNAHPYPEDRFASRTQGRSRMR from the coding sequence ATGCAGTTCACGGCATTGCTGCACCACATCACACCGCAGTTATTGGCGCAAAGCTTCTATGCCTTGCGCCGCGATGCGGCGGTGGGCGTGGACGGTATGTCGTGGCGAGAATATGAGGAGGGTCTTCTCCAGCGGGTGACCGATTTGCACGCAAGGCTCCACAGTGGAGCCTATCGGGCAACGCCATCGCGGCGGGTGTACATTCCCAAAGCCGATGGCAGGCAGCGCCCGTTGGGCATTGCCTCTTTGGAGGACAAGATCGTACAACAGGCGGTTGTTACCGTTCTGAATGCGATCTATGAAGAGGACTTTCTAGGTTTCTCGTATGGGTTTCGGCCGGGGCGCAGCCAGCACGATGCGCTGGATGCGTTGACGGTCGCGCTGAAGGGCCAGAAGGTGAACTGGATATTGGATGCGGATATCACGTCGTTCTTTGACGAGATCGACCATGAATGGATGCTGATGTTTCTAGGACACCGGATTGCAGACCGGCGCCTGCTCGGGCTTATCTGCAAATGGCTTCAGGCGGGTGTTATGGAGAATGGCCGTAGGGTGGCTGCGACCAAGGGGACTCCCCAAGGCGCAGTGATATCGCCGTTACTGGCAAATATCTATCTTCACTACGTGCTGGATTTATGGGCAAGGCAGTGGCGCCAGCGGCATGCCCGTGGCGATATGATCGTTGTGCGCTACGCGGACGACAGCGTGGTGGGTTTCAGGACGCAATGGCAGGCTCAGCAGTTTTTGGTGCAGTTGCAGAAACGCTTGGCCGGGTTCGGTTTATCCCTCAACGCCTCGAAAACACGGCTGATTGAGTTTGGTCGTTTTGCTGCGAGAAATCGTAGGAAGCGAGGCTTGGGTAAACCGGAGACGTTTGATTTCCTGGGCTTCACGCACTGTTGTAGTACCAACAGAAGTGGTGGCTTTCAAATACTGCGACTGACGGTCAAGAAGCGAATGCGTGCGACGCTGCTGGCTATTCGGGATGAGCTGAAGCGCCGACGTCACGAGCCTGTTCGAGTCGTGGGTCAGTGGCTTAACCGAGTGGTCACTGGGTACTTCAACTACCACGCGGTGCCGGGAAACCTGATACGTCTTGGTGGTTTTCGTCTGGCGGTATGCCGTCTATGGCGGCAAGCCCTCAAACGTCGCAGCCAGCGTCATCGGCTTCAATGGTCACGCTACGGACGCCTTGCCGACCTCTACGTACCAAGACCCAGAAATGCACATCCTTACCCTGAGGATCGCTTCGCGTCACGTACCCAAGGCAGGAGCCGTATGCGGTAG
- a CDS encoding DinB family protein codes for MGRTNHICLMAIYNDWMNAKIYEAARSLTDEELSVDRKAFFGSILGTLNHLVAGDTIWLKRFAKHPANHLALEPIRQLPAPQNLDPLRLSNIRELSAHRVWLDQVIVEWSRSIKESDLDYTLNYTSMKGAPADKSFYGLVMHFFNHQTHHRGQVTTLLSQGGVDVGDTDLVVLIPSESRT; via the coding sequence ATGGGCCGCACCAACCATATCTGCCTGATGGCGATCTATAACGATTGGATGAACGCAAAGATTTATGAGGCGGCCAGAAGTCTGACAGATGAAGAGCTGTCAGTGGACAGGAAAGCATTCTTTGGCTCTATTCTCGGGACGTTGAACCACCTGGTGGCCGGGGACACTATCTGGCTAAAGCGATTTGCCAAGCACCCAGCGAATCACTTGGCTTTGGAGCCTATTCGACAACTCCCTGCTCCCCAAAACCTCGACCCGTTACGGCTTTCAAATATCCGAGAACTTTCGGCGCATCGAGTTTGGCTCGATCAGGTAATTGTCGAGTGGTCTCGCTCCATTAAAGAGTCGGACTTGGATTACACACTCAACTACACGAGCATGAAAGGAGCCCCCGCTGACAAGAGCTTTTATGGCTTGGTCATGCATTTCTTCAACCACCAGACTCATCACCGAGGACAAGTCACTACTTTGCTTTCACAAGGTGGTGTCGACGTAGGCGATACTGATCTGGTCGTACTGATTCCTTCCGAGTCCCGCACATAA
- a CDS encoding LysR family transcriptional regulator: MDSRTLRNLMRIVQTGSLSAAAEHSCLTVQALAAQLNKVEEQFGFRLFRRSNKGLTLTTQGTELTPYMDKVLVATRQLEEKVAALKVPGQRTLKVALNTTLSEDFNRRMIGRLIDVFPEHQLEFSYAESMENLSKLTNEDFDLAVLIGPQRPGLPSIVLPEVQVTVVGAHCGQENDPLVLLGDKLQVRPADDCPYSHSFLRFLDAGLGHYESGQRMIYSCSETLTLSLITQMDGLGMVSREAALRNGLSIFPDFEDFLEVRLAINNPELSGQALSDVLDLSLHERPKRDVRRRPNRHTEEEVLAEIRT; encoded by the coding sequence ATGGATAGCAGAACCTTACGCAACCTGATGCGCATCGTGCAGACCGGCTCTTTGTCGGCTGCGGCAGAGCATTCCTGTTTGACCGTGCAGGCGTTGGCGGCGCAGTTGAACAAGGTCGAAGAGCAGTTTGGTTTCCGCCTGTTTCGTCGATCCAACAAGGGCTTGACCCTGACGACGCAGGGCACGGAGCTTACGCCCTACATGGACAAAGTCTTGGTTGCCACGCGGCAACTGGAAGAAAAAGTCGCCGCGCTCAAGGTGCCAGGACAGCGCACGCTCAAGGTTGCGTTGAACACCACCCTGTCGGAAGACTTCAACCGGCGAATGATCGGACGCCTTATTGATGTATTTCCTGAACATCAATTGGAGTTCAGCTACGCGGAGTCGATGGAAAACCTCAGCAAACTCACCAACGAGGATTTCGATCTGGCCGTGTTGATCGGCCCGCAACGGCCGGGTTTGCCAAGCATTGTGCTACCTGAGGTGCAAGTCACGGTGGTGGGTGCTCATTGCGGTCAGGAGAATGATCCGTTGGTATTGCTGGGCGACAAGTTGCAGGTTCGTCCGGCTGATGACTGTCCTTACTCCCACAGCTTCTTGCGCTTTCTCGACGCAGGATTGGGCCATTACGAGTCTGGCCAGCGGATGATTTATTCCTGCAGCGAAACCCTGACATTGTCGCTGATCACACAAATGGACGGCCTCGGCATGGTGTCCCGCGAGGCAGCGCTGCGCAATGGCTTGAGCATTTTCCCTGACTTCGAGGATTTCCTCGAAGTCAGGCTGGCCATCAATAACCCGGAATTGTCTGGTCAGGCATTGAGCGATGTGCTCGACCTGTCGCTACATGAACGACCCAAGCGCGATGTACGCCGCCGTCCCAACCGCCACACTGAGGAAGAGGTTCTTGCTGAAATACGCACATAA
- a CDS encoding DUF2931 family protein, translating into MRTLWILLGALLVGGCQASGQTWGRSDPDAGPWALGFVTPYEMGGWVEDSATVDVDGNLYRRIGSSASGGGKNGTDGARGWAVKGAGNEREVRDAKLPVRIYIRWQSVVEPQTYQGWIEIPESARQLMRNALSMDCPSIPEMTAIPKRASVLFGLAPGGVVQVWVMDECLHPVKVAHVQVEIEPKGPALGLSGGRYYPQTEASKQYVEKHGIPYGSW; encoded by the coding sequence GTGCGAACACTTTGGATTTTGTTAGGGGCATTGTTGGTCGGTGGTTGCCAAGCTTCGGGCCAGACCTGGGGACGTTCAGACCCGGACGCCGGCCCGTGGGCGTTGGGTTTTGTCACGCCTTACGAAATGGGGGGCTGGGTTGAGGACAGCGCCACGGTCGATGTCGATGGGAACCTGTACCGTCGAATTGGCAGCAGCGCTTCCGGAGGAGGTAAAAATGGCACTGATGGTGCCCGTGGCTGGGCAGTGAAAGGGGCCGGCAACGAAAGGGAGGTCAGGGATGCAAAACTTCCGGTACGCATCTATATTCGCTGGCAATCGGTGGTCGAGCCGCAAACCTATCAAGGCTGGATCGAGATACCAGAGAGTGCACGACAGCTTATGCGCAATGCCTTGAGCATGGATTGTCCAAGTATCCCCGAGATGACTGCAATCCCGAAGAGAGCCTCTGTACTGTTCGGCCTTGCCCCCGGCGGCGTTGTGCAAGTCTGGGTGATGGATGAATGCCTACATCCGGTAAAAGTCGCACATGTTCAAGTCGAAATAGAGCCCAAGGGACCTGCTCTTGGACTATCCGGTGGGCGTTACTACCCCCAGACGGAGGCTTCCAAACAGTATGTCGAAAAGCACGGCATACCCTACGGGAGCTGGTAA
- a CDS encoding 2OG-Fe dioxygenase family protein, with protein MIVLNREVGESLRRDKFVNVQGADFNLYGHFADFVRLTKSWENMEPDSYYGQADSGMRFRRYSDFEYNPVTRDLTQLEHRAYMQSKANNSYVGGLERHFQDFSNEVINSPVMRSLIDIDFEVYKNVLPPELHEEIWQCQIHQIRIEIKPGKQLEITPEGIHCDGYPFSGVHFWGRNNVEGAESRLYSAHEQQLASTTYQEILDTTFFLDRDMRHYVTPARNVHTHDMAYRQILAISFSRPGTAFDIVR; from the coding sequence ATGATCGTTTTAAACAGAGAAGTTGGCGAATCGCTACGACGCGACAAATTTGTCAACGTCCAGGGTGCTGACTTCAATCTCTACGGTCATTTCGCCGACTTCGTCAGACTGACCAAAAGTTGGGAAAACATGGAGCCGGACAGTTACTACGGGCAAGCCGATTCGGGGATGCGCTTTCGGCGTTACAGCGACTTCGAATACAACCCGGTGACCCGCGACCTGACGCAGCTCGAACACCGCGCGTATATGCAGTCCAAAGCCAACAACAGCTACGTGGGCGGGCTGGAGCGGCACTTCCAGGACTTCTCCAACGAAGTCATCAATTCGCCGGTGATGCGCAGCCTCATCGACATTGATTTCGAGGTGTACAAAAACGTACTACCGCCGGAACTGCATGAAGAAATCTGGCAATGCCAGATCCATCAGATACGCATCGAGATCAAACCGGGCAAGCAGTTGGAAATTACCCCGGAAGGCATTCACTGCGACGGTTATCCGTTCAGCGGCGTCCATTTTTGGGGCCGCAACAATGTGGAGGGGGCAGAGAGCCGTCTTTACAGCGCTCACGAGCAGCAGTTGGCGTCGACGACCTACCAGGAAATCCTCGACACCACTTTTTTCCTCGATCGTGACATGCGCCACTACGTGACCCCGGCGCGTAACGTTCACACCCACGACATGGCTTATCGACAAATTCTGGCCATTTCGTTCTCGCGGCCCGGGACCGCTTTCGACATTGTTCGCTGA
- a CDS encoding PAAR domain-containing protein — protein sequence MSGKAAARKTDTVSCPRCGGAAIESGSPNVFFDGLPAARVTDCTTCGSILTIAAMPSVQINGQAALVTGSQGTHGDTITGGSSTIIIGNSFTPAPVSSVSPMPTHLIEPSSYQPPITAPALTPAPAAADSVLEEEEEEEELDEEKAVGITLRIGVFFDGTLNNANNGALGLLCGASHAIKPEDLDASCKPYMSDPDSSYANDESNVKKLSDLYFSPIEIQDTGEQQLFRRLYIEGIGTSSGQEDSLMGAGMGRGATGVSAKVEGAFREIMRTIRNFAQTNQDSKIVNLTFDTFGFSRGAAAARHFANEVALGQKGPLGQSIKMFRRAFHETFDGEYKQDIQMGFIGLFDTVASVGGLDNLGYIRSQKAPGLKLYLPRDLFPKVVQLTARDEFRANFPLTRVKADHPEYTLPGAHSDIGGGYFPEGNECLLISPMQALDVPLTTDVKYTSIYRDAQQAMAQWQAKGWPAEMLEIVTPSSGELLASERGRPNPNKRVYAALQLKRPIRGELSRVYLRVMYELAKQVGVRFDHLEDSEPRYVVSSELQALCDRFVAGDYSTTPAEEQLLKLRYIHTSANWNPPTKLQGSTPRTGLVYFNAPTTDGVRVQHPHVPD from the coding sequence ATGTCCGGCAAAGCCGCTGCTCGCAAAACCGATACCGTTAGCTGCCCTCGTTGCGGCGGAGCGGCCATCGAGTCTGGTTCACCCAATGTATTTTTTGATGGTCTACCCGCCGCACGCGTAACGGACTGCACCACCTGCGGCAGTATCTTGACCATTGCCGCTATGCCCTCGGTGCAGATCAACGGCCAGGCCGCCTTGGTCACTGGCTCGCAAGGTACGCATGGCGACACCATTACCGGTGGGTCATCGACCATCATCATTGGCAACAGCTTCACGCCTGCGCCTGTTTCCTCGGTCAGTCCGATGCCTACTCATCTGATTGAGCCATCCAGCTACCAACCCCCGATTACTGCACCTGCGCTCACGCCAGCGCCGGCCGCTGCTGACTCGGTTTTAGAGGAAGAGGAAGAGGAAGAGGAACTGGACGAAGAAAAGGCCGTCGGTATTACGTTGCGCATCGGAGTGTTCTTCGACGGTACGTTGAACAATGCAAACAACGGCGCATTGGGGCTGCTCTGTGGCGCCAGTCATGCCATCAAGCCCGAAGACCTGGATGCAAGCTGTAAACCGTACATGAGTGATCCAGACAGTAGTTATGCGAATGATGAGTCAAACGTTAAGAAGCTCAGTGATTTGTATTTTTCACCTATCGAGATTCAGGACACCGGAGAGCAGCAGCTGTTTCGGAGGCTTTACATTGAGGGAATAGGCACTTCATCCGGCCAGGAAGACAGCCTGATGGGTGCCGGCATGGGGCGCGGCGCAACGGGGGTGAGCGCCAAAGTGGAAGGGGCCTTTCGTGAAATCATGAGGACTATTCGCAATTTCGCTCAAACCAACCAGGACTCCAAGATCGTCAATCTGACTTTCGACACCTTTGGTTTCAGCCGGGGCGCAGCCGCTGCACGGCACTTTGCGAACGAAGTGGCGCTGGGACAGAAAGGCCCACTGGGACAATCTATCAAGATGTTTCGTCGGGCGTTCCACGAGACTTTCGATGGTGAATATAAGCAAGATATCCAAATGGGCTTTATCGGGCTGTTCGATACCGTGGCCTCTGTGGGTGGGCTCGACAACCTGGGCTACATCCGCAGCCAAAAAGCGCCGGGACTTAAACTGTATTTACCTCGCGACCTTTTCCCCAAGGTCGTTCAGTTGACCGCCCGCGATGAATTTCGCGCTAACTTCCCACTAACTCGCGTTAAAGCCGATCATCCTGAATACACGCTACCCGGTGCCCATTCGGACATTGGTGGTGGGTACTTTCCCGAGGGCAACGAGTGCCTTCTAATCAGTCCAATGCAGGCACTGGATGTCCCACTGACGACTGACGTCAAGTACACCTCAATCTATCGGGATGCGCAGCAGGCAATGGCACAGTGGCAGGCCAAGGGATGGCCCGCTGAAATGTTGGAAATCGTAACGCCATCTTCGGGTGAGTTGTTAGCATCTGAGCGAGGCCGTCCAAATCCTAATAAGAGGGTTTACGCGGCGCTGCAACTCAAACGACCAATACGAGGTGAGCTGTCGCGGGTTTACCTGCGGGTCATGTACGAGTTGGCCAAGCAGGTGGGGGTAAGGTTCGATCATCTCGAAGACTCAGAACCGCGCTATGTCGTATCGTCCGAACTCCAGGCACTTTGTGACCGTTTTGTCGCGGGTGATTACAGCACGACACCAGCCGAAGAGCAGTTGCTCAAGCTGAGGTATATTCACACCTCGGCCAACTGGAACCCTCCGACGAAGTTGCAAGGCTCCACGCCACGCACGGGATTGGTTTATTTTAACGCCCCCACCACGGACGGGGTCCGCGTACAGCATCCCCATGTACCCGACTAG
- a CDS encoding AzlC family ABC transporter permease has translation MNETSSSQPLMAEPQPSRTFAEASPVVAGYFTVSFVFGLMAVNAGLPVWLPVAMCLFVYAGASQFAALALISSGASLTTIILTTFLINARHMLMSVYMAKALRSLGLSRFERWCYAGGLTDESFAFHSVKLGSGAPVSVRYLIGFNLFCHTSWVLGGLLGAICAQYAAHLIKYQLDYALTAMMLYVLVSLCNTRNKLIAALAAVACMGALSLVGSSPFNVFIATFVGCGVGVCLTKRS, from the coding sequence ATGAATGAGACGTCCAGCAGCCAACCGCTGATGGCCGAGCCGCAGCCGTCGCGCACGTTTGCCGAAGCCAGCCCGGTGGTGGCCGGTTACTTCACGGTGTCGTTCGTGTTTGGTTTGATGGCCGTCAACGCTGGGTTGCCCGTGTGGTTGCCAGTCGCCATGTGCCTGTTCGTTTATGCCGGTGCTTCGCAGTTTGCCGCGTTGGCGCTGATTTCCAGCGGCGCTTCGCTGACGACCATCATCCTCACCACGTTCCTGATCAACGCGCGGCATATGCTGATGTCGGTTTATATGGCCAAGGCGTTGCGCTCGCTGGGGCTGAGTCGTTTCGAGCGTTGGTGTTACGCCGGTGGGCTAACCGATGAGTCGTTCGCCTTCCACAGCGTCAAACTGGGCAGCGGTGCGCCGGTCAGCGTGCGTTATCTGATCGGCTTCAACCTGTTTTGCCACACGTCGTGGGTGCTGGGCGGTTTGCTGGGGGCGATCTGCGCGCAATATGCCGCGCACTTGATCAAGTATCAGCTCGACTACGCCCTGACGGCGATGATGCTGTACGTCCTGGTTTCGCTGTGCAACACCCGCAACAAGTTGATTGCCGCTTTGGCTGCGGTTGCGTGCATGGGCGCCCTGAGCCTTGTGGGCAGTTCACCGTTTAACGTGTTCATCGCCACATTCGTCGGCTGCGGGGTGGGTGTATGCCTGACCAAACGTTCCTGA
- a CDS encoding GNAT family N-acetyltransferase, translating into MDSPATSVMMWRANAKDALRLERFFRQFDEVSFCDWQDAKCLRGVLVQKTTTAFLALDGNGDVVGAVLGGMLGSRGTINHLAVSPLYRAQGVGQRLVEAASADMKRVGVLRMFLFVDDANLAGKRFWTAQGFCEPRGETTFERDL; encoded by the coding sequence ATGGACAGCCCCGCCACGTCGGTAATGATGTGGCGCGCCAATGCCAAGGATGCGCTGCGTCTGGAGCGTTTTTTTCGGCAATTCGATGAAGTGTCATTTTGCGACTGGCAAGACGCCAAATGCCTGCGCGGGGTGTTGGTGCAAAAGACCACCACCGCGTTCCTGGCGCTTGACGGCAACGGTGACGTGGTCGGCGCGGTACTGGGCGGCATGCTCGGCAGTCGTGGCACCATCAACCACTTGGCGGTAAGCCCGTTGTATCGCGCCCAAGGCGTGGGCCAGCGGTTGGTGGAGGCGGCATCGGCGGACATGAAACGAGTCGGCGTGCTGCGGATGTTCCTGTTCGTCGACGATGCTAACCTTGCCGGCAAACGCTTTTGGACTGCCCAGGGTTTTTGCGAGCCGCGTGGCGAAACGACCTTTGAGAGGGACCTATGA
- a CDS encoding AzlD domain-containing protein has translation MPDQTFLILAVVLMTAVTFLPRALPLQVNTDHWPPFVARALEYLPVAIVAAITLTPLLIKDHQVQLDRPEFYAAIPTLLCAYFSKNLFLSVAVGTAAYIALGSFM, from the coding sequence ATGCCTGACCAAACGTTCCTGATTCTGGCGGTCGTACTGATGACCGCCGTGACCTTCCTGCCGCGTGCCTTGCCACTGCAAGTGAACACTGACCACTGGCCGCCCTTCGTCGCCCGAGCCCTGGAATATCTGCCGGTGGCGATCGTCGCTGCAATCACCCTTACGCCCTTGTTGATCAAGGACCATCAGGTGCAGCTCGACCGCCCGGAATTTTACGCAGCCATTCCGACGTTGTTATGTGCGTATTTCAGCAAGAACCTCTTCCTCAGTGTGGCGGTTGGGACGGCGGCGTACATCGCGCTTGGGTCGTTCATGTAG
- a CDS encoding DUF2931 family protein, producing MRTLWILLGALLLGGCQASGQAWGRSDPDAGPWALGFVTPYAMDSWVEDSATVDVDGNLYRRIGSSSSGGRKNGTQAASGWLVTGGGNERHVIDAKLPVRIYVRWQSLVEPQTYQGWIEIPENARQVMRDALTKECSSVPEAAFLAKRASVRLGLAPGGIVQVWALDECRRAVKVVHTQVEIEPKGPDLGLSGGSYFPLEESSKRYVEKYGIPYGSW from the coding sequence GTGCGAACACTATGGATCTTGTTGGGGGCATTGTTGCTCGGCGGTTGCCAAGCATCGGGCCAGGCCTGGGGACGTTCGGACCCGGACGCCGGCCCGTGGGCGTTGGGTTTTGTCACACCTTACGCGATGGATAGCTGGGTTGAGGATAGCGCCACGGTCGATGTCGATGGGAACCTGTACCGTAGGATTGGAAGCAGCTCTTCCGGAGGAAGGAAAAACGGCACTCAGGCAGCTAGTGGCTGGCTGGTGACTGGAGGAGGTAATGAAAGACATGTGATTGATGCAAAACTTCCGGTACGTATCTATGTTCGCTGGCAATCGCTGGTCGAGCCACAAACCTACCAAGGCTGGATCGAGATACCGGAAAATGCACGGCAGGTCATGCGCGATGCACTGACCAAAGAATGCTCAAGTGTTCCTGAGGCTGCTTTCCTTGCGAAGCGCGCGTCTGTACGGCTAGGGCTAGCTCCCGGCGGTATTGTCCAAGTTTGGGCACTGGATGAGTGTCGACGAGCAGTCAAAGTCGTACATACACAGGTCGAAATAGAGCCCAAGGGGCCTGATCTTGGACTCTCTGGCGGAAGTTATTTCCCATTGGAGGAATCCTCCAAACGCTATGTTGAAAAGTACGGCATACCCTACGGGAGCTGGTAA